In Pseudomonadota bacterium, the genomic stretch CTGTTCCTTGGCGCTCGGGGGTGGCCTCGGCGCTCTGGCCGTTCTCACCAAGAACGAGATTCTTAGCCTGATCCTGGGTGGTATATTTGTGGTCGAATGCGTGAGTGTCATTGGACAGGTTTGTTGGTTTAGACTTACAGGTAGACGTATATTCTTGATGGCTCCACTGCACCATCATTTTGAGAAAAGGGGCTGGGCCGAGCCGAAGGTTATTGTCCGCTTCTGGATCATCGCGTTCATGCTGGCAATTGCGAGTCTGGCGACGCTGAAGCTGAGGTAGTGGATGGAGCTGCGAGGAAAGCGCGCGCTGGTGGTAGGCCTTGGCGCGAGTGGGCTGAGTGCTCTGCGACTGCTGGCCCGGAAAGGCGCACGAGTGCTCGCCAACGATTCGCGCGAGGCTCTCGCGCTGGGTGATGCCGCAGCGGAAGCTCGTCAACTGGGTGCCGAGCTGCACCTGGGATGCCACCGCGCCGAGCTGTTTGAGGGGGTCGATCTCATCGTAGTTTCACCCGGAGTGCCAAGGCTGGCTGCGCTTGAAGCCGCAGAGCAGGCGGGGGTGCCGGTCTGGAGCGAAGTGGAGCTTGCAGGCCGATTCCTTCAGGGAAAGGTCCTGGCGGTGACCGGCACGAATGGAAAGAGCACGGTGACCAGCTTGCTCGCTTGTATGTGCGAGCTCAGCGGCGTGCCGACATTCGCAGGCGGGAATCTTGGCCGGCCTGTTTGCGATGCGATTGAGACTGCCGCGGCGGGCAGGGAGGGGTTTGTGGTGGTTGAGGTTTCCAGCTTCCAACTCGAACGGGTGGATAGCTTCCGAGCCCAGATCGGAGTCCTGCTCAACGTATCTGCTGACCATCTGGATCGCTACTCGTCGTTCGAGGCCTACGCGTCGGCGAAGGCGCGCTTGTTTGGCGGTCAACGGCGAGAGGATGCGGCGCTGGTTCCGGCTGGCGATGGGCTGTGTGCTTCGCTTGCGGCCCAGAGTGCTGCCCCCAGCCGCTTCTTCGGTGGTGAGGCAGGGGAGGTGCGAGTTCAACGCGGTTGCCTGGTGGACGCCGCCACGGGGCTGTCGGTGCCGGTGGAGCGGCTAGGGCTGAAGGGCGAGCACAACGCGGTCAACGCCTGTGCTGCTGCGCTGGCTGCGCGCTTGGCAGGTGTGGGCAAGGTGGAAATCGAAGCAGCGCTGGTGAGCTTCGAGGGGCTACCGCATCGAATGCAGTGCGTGATGCGCGTAGCCGGCATCACCTTCGTGGACGACTCGAAGGCGACGAACGTAGGAGCGGCGGCGACGGCGCTTGGCTCGCTGGGGCATCGGGCGCGGCAGGTCGTTCTGATCGCGGGCGGCAAGGACAAGGGCGGCAACTACGGGCCGTTGCGCGAAGAGCTGGATCGGGTCGGACGCGCGGCTGTCTTGATCGGGCAGGCGGCAGGGCGGTTGGAGCGTGAATTCAAGGGTCTAGCGATCGCGGTGAGAAGGGCGGATTCCATGGACGCAGCTGTGCGGCAGGCCTTTGCCTTGGCTCGGGCCGGGGACGCAGTGTTGTTGGCTCCGGCATGTTCCAGCTTCGACATGTTTGAATCCTTCGAGCATCGAGGCCGAGCCTTTCAGAAGTCGGTGAGGGCGATCGCGGGAGAGACCCGATGCCAAGGCTAGCGTTCTGGTCCAAAGGAAAGCTCTTGGGGCAACCCGGGGACAAGGAGGCGGCCTCCGCCGCAGTGCGGGAGGGCAGGGGAAACCAGCGAACAAGTAGGGGCGAGCAGGCGGCAAAGCGCTTTGCCTGGCGGTCCCTGCTGCAGACCCAGACGGATCCGGTCGATCCGATCGTCGCAGGGGGCCTGGTTGCGCTGATGGCCTTCGGTGTGGTGATGTCGTACAGCGCCAGCGCCGTGTTTGCTTTTCAGCACTTCGGGGACGGACAGTACTTTCTGGTGCGTCAAGCGAGCTTTGCGGTTGTAGGCCTTGCCTTCATGTGGGGCATCTCACGCATCGACTATCATCGTTTGCGAAGACTGACCTACCCCATGCTTGCCGGGGTCCTCGTGTTGATGCTGTTCGTGGCTTCTGGTTGGGGACGACGCGTTGGTGGGGCAGCACGCTGGATTCCCCTGGGGCCAATCAACGTGCAGCCGGCGGAGCTGGCCAAGGTCGTGCTAATCTTGTGGTTGGCGTACTCGCTTTCAAAGAAGGCCGAACGCATTCGTACCTTTTCGATCGGATTCTTGCCGCATGTACTGATGGCTGGCCTGTTGATCGTATTGTGTTTACGGCAGCCGGATTTTGGAAGCGCTGTGATGATCGCTTTGATTACCTTCGTTCTGCTATTCACAGCCGGCGCAAAAACGGGTTACACACTGGGAGCGGGGCTGTTAGCCACGCCCATCGCCTACTACCTGATCGCTGGCTCGGAGTACCGAATGCGGCGTATCCAGGCCTTCCTTGCTCCCTTCGAGCACCGCTACGACGAGGGCTACCAGATTGCCGAATCACTCATGAGCTTTGGAACCGGAGGCCTTACTGGAATCGGCTTGGGAGACAGCCGGCAGAAGCTGTTTTTTCTGCCGGAGGCGCACACGGACTTCATTGCGGCTATCATAGGGGAAGAGCTGGGATTTGCCGGCATTGCCGCACTGATCGGCGCGTTTTCTGTGCTCACCATTCGAGGACTCTACATAGGTTCCAATGCACCCGACGACTACGGCGCTTACCTGGCGGTGGGTATCTCCTTGTTCATTGGTTTGCAGGCTTTTACAAACATGGCGGTGGCGACCGGACTGCTTCCCACGAAGGGCCTGGTGCTGCCGTTCGTCAGCTACGGGGGCTCGGCTTTGCTTACCAACAGCTTTGCCGCGGGCGTACTGCTCAGTGTTTCGCGCGTGCGCGCAGTGCGGGGGCAGATCAAGGCGAAGAGCGAACGAGTACCACGTCAAGCGTCGGCAAAAGGTGCGACATGATCGACAGAGTCATTGTGGCCGGGGGGGGAACAGGCGGCCACCTGTTTCCCGGTATGGCGGTGGTCGAAGAGCTGCGACGGCGGAAGCCGGACGTGAAAGTCGTGTTCGTCGGCACCGCAAGGGGCATCGAAGGACGGGTGCTGCCGGCACGCGGCGAGCAATTGGAGCTGATGGAGGTACGCCCGCTCATGGGTCGCGGGGCTCTCGACGTCACTCGGAATCTGGCCCTGCTCCCCGCGGGCTTTGCGCGCGCGGCTCGCATCCTGGCCCTGCACCGGCCCGACCTGGTGCTGGGTCTCGGAGGCTACTCGGCGGGGCCGATCGTGCTGGCGGCGGCGTTCCGGCGCACACCGACGGCGCTGCTGGAACAAAACGCGCACGTGGGGCTGACCAATCGCATGCTGGCCAAGGCGGTGGGGCGCGCCTACTTGAGCTTTCCGGAAACCGCCGCCCATTTTCGACCGGCTCGCGCTCGTGCTTTGGGCAATCCCGTGCGACGAGCCTTCGTGGAGGCAGCCAGACTTGCAGCCGCGGACCCCGTGGGTTTCGAAGCACGGGCGCGGCAGGTGTTGGTGCTCGGGGGGTCACAGGGTGCTAGGGCGCTGAATCAGCATGTACCCAGGGCGTTGGCCGAGCTGGGCTTGGATCGGCGGGGCATCCGTGTGGTTCACCAAACGGGTCCCGACATGGTCAGCGGCGTCGCGGATCGGTATCGTGAGCTGGGGCTTGAAGCGGACGTGGTCCCGTTCATCGACGATATGGCCAGAGCCTATGCTCGGGCGTTGCTCGTGATAGGACGAGCCGGGGCCACCACGCTGGCGGAGCTCTGCGCCATCGGACGACCTGCGATCTTGGTGCCCTATCCTCACGCTGCGGAGGATCACCAAAGGCACAATGCGCTGGCGCTGCAGAAGGCCGGTGCGGCGATCGTCATCGGGGAGCGCGAGCTCGGACGGGGCGCACTGGTTGCGGCGTTCAAGACGCTGATGGTGGATACGACTCGGCGCCGGCGCATGGCCGAGGCCGCCCGCGCATGCGGCCAACCGGATGCGGCGGCTGCCGTCGTGGACGATTTGGTCGCGTGGCTGGGCCGGGCGGACGCCAGCTATCCAGAGCCGAGCGGTGTCGCGGCCTGCGAAACCGGCACTACGAGCAGCGACGAGCTGCAACTGCACGCGAGCGCCAGCCTTCGCCGGCGACCCAAGGTCAAGCGCGGCACGCTGAGGCTGCGCACTGTCGATTCGCAACTGGATGCGACCGGGTGAGCGGAGTCGGATGACGTGTTGGCGATCCGAGGCAATGCTATCCTCGCATCTCGGAGTGGACGCCATGGCCGGTAGACCGACGAAGAGCAGTGCGGCGAAGAAGAAGACCGGGAAGAGGCCGGCGAGCGTCGCAAAGAAGAACGCACGCAAGACCGGGGCCAAGCGAGTCCCAGCGAAGCCGAAGCTCCTTTCGGGTGGCAATCCGCAGATCCCGAAGGGCGACGGTGGCGCCCCCGTGCAGGCCTACGTCGCGGCCATGCCGGGATGGAAACGCGACGTCGGGCGCCGGCTCGACGAGCTGATCGCGCGCACCGTGCCCGACGTGCGCAAGGCCGTGAGGTGGAACTCCCCATTCTATGGCATCGAAGGCCAGGGTTGGTTCCTCAGCTACCATTGCTTCACAAAGTACGTGAAGGTGACGTTCCTGCGCGGCGCATCGTTGCGCCCCGTTCCGCCCGGGCAGTCCAAGCACAGGGAAGTCCGCTACCTCGACATCCACGAGGACGACCCGCTCGACGAGGAGCTCGTTGCTATCTGGATCAGCCAGGCCGCGGAGCTGCCTGGAGACCCGCTGTTTTGACCGGCTCCTGTGCAACTACGCCCCGCAACGCGCAGCGGTTGTTCTGCCGCGGGCCGTTGGAGTCGTGACGCAGGACCCGCGCGTTGTCGGCTCCGCAACGGGAGACGACGCCATTCGATGGCAGCCTGGCGAGAAGCTGCATCATCTGTTCGAGCGCCGCTGCGATCTCCTTGACGCGGAGGGACAGCAGGGCCACCTGGCGGTCGACGCCGGCGTCGCTGGGCTGACGTTCCGCGAGCTCGACAACCGGGCCAATCAGTTGGCCCGCTTTCTCAGGGACCAGGGCATCGGGCAAGGGGATCGGATCGCCCTGCTGGTCGATGACTCCATCCACACCTACGTGGCGCTTCTGGGCGTCCTGAAGGCGGGGGGCGCCTATGTCCCCCTGGACCCCAGCTTCCCTGATGAACGCGTCGGTTTCATCCTCTCGGACGCTCGCGTCAAGGCTGTCCTTTCGCTTTCCGGGCTGCGAGCGGGGGTCGCCGCCTTCGACCTGCCCGCCGTCCTGTTGGACGCAGACAGCCGCAAGATCGCAGCGCAGCCCACCGAGCGCCTCGCCGGCGAGGCCGGCCCTGCTGGGCACGATCTCTGCTACATCGTCTATACCTCGGGCACGACGGGCAAGCCCAAGGGGGTCCCAGTGGGGCACCCTAGCATTTGCAACTTCGTCAAGGTTGCCGCCGAGGTCTACGGGTACGAGACTCGAGACCGCGTCTACCAGGGAATGACCATCGCCTTCGACTTCTCGGTCGAGGAGCTATGGGTGCCCCTGATCGTGGGGGCCACCCTGGTCCCTGCCAAGCCGGGCGCCAACCTCGTGGGCGAGGATCTGGAGGCTTTTCTCCGGCAACGGAGAGTCACGGTGCTCGCTTGCGTTCCGACGCTGCTTGCCACGCTTGAAGGCGACCTGCCCGACTTGCGCGTCCTGTTGGTTTCTGGGGAAGCCTGCCCGCAAGGCCTGGTTGCCAAGTGGCATCGTCCGGGACGCATCTTCCTAAATGCCTACGGCCCCACGGAAGCAACCGTAACGGCGACGCTGGCGAGACTTCACCCGGATAAGCCCGTCACCATTGGCAAGCCGCTGCCGACCTACTCGGTCGTGATTCTGGACTGCGATCGCCAGCGGGCGCTGCCGCGAGGGGAAACCGGCGAGATTGGGATAGCCGGCATTGCCCTGGCCGACGGGTATCTCAACCGGGAGGATCTCACCCGGAAGAGCTTCGTCCCGGACTTCATGGGCATCCCCCACAACCCCTCCAAGCGGATCTATCGCACCGGGGATCTGGGGCGCGTCAATGGCGAAGGCGAGATCGAGTACCTGGGTCGCCGGGACACCCAGGTGAAGCTCCGGGGCTATCGAATCGAGCTCGGCGAAATCGAAGCAGCCCTCGAACAAGTGCCCGAGGTCTCCCAGGCCGTCGCTGACACCCTTGAGTCGCAGCCCGGGTCCGTGGATCTGGTGGCCTACTACACGCGCCGGAGAGGGGCCTCCGCTGTGCAGGTGGACAAGCTCGTTTCGAGTCTTGCGGCGTTGCTGCCGCGGTACATGATTCCGGCCTACTTCGAGGAGCTGGGCCACATCCCGACGACCGCCGCCCACAAGGTGGATCGCAAGCGACTGCCGAAACCCACGAGCGCGCGGGTGACCGGGGTCGTGACTCCCTTCGTGGCGCCGCGCACGGAAAAGGAGGAGGCCCTCGCGGGTTGGCTCGCCGAGGCCCTGGATGTGGACAGGGTTTCGATAAAGGACAATTTCTTTGACGATCTCGGCGCCCACTCGCTTCTGATGGCCGGCTACTGCTCCGTCGTCAGGCGACACTGGCCCGCGGCGCGGGTCTCGATGCGGGACATCTATCTGCACCCCACCATCGAGCAGCTCGCCGGGGTGCTGCAGCTCCGGGCCAAAAAAACGCCTCCCGCCGGGGACACGCCGCTGCCGAACCAGAGATCTACGCTCTGTCCCGTCAACGGCAGGGGCGCGGAGCCGGCGCAACAAGCTCCCCCTGCCCTCCACTACTACGCTTGCGGGGCGGCTCAGCTTGTCGCCTTCTTGCTCTACGGGCTTGGTGCCCTCTGGCTTGCCTTCGCCTCGTTCGGCTGGGCTCATGCCGCCTGGGCGGACACTGCTCAGCTCTTTGTCCGGCTGGCATGTGTTAGTGGCGGGTTGTTCTTTGGGCTCAGCGCCTTGCCCGTTCTGGCGAAGTGGCTGCTCATCGGACGCTGGAAGCCAGAAGTCTTCCCGGTTTGGGGCCTGCGCTACTTTCGCTTCTGGCTGGTCAAGACGCTCATTTGCAACGCGCCGATCGCACTGCTCCTTCGGAGCCCGGTCTACAACGTGTATCTGCGGCTGCTTGGCGCCCACATCGGTCGCAACGTCGTGTTCGAGAACAAGACGGTGCCGATCTGTACGGATCTCGTTTCCATCGGGGACGACGCTGTCGTTCGCAAGGACGCTTTCCTGACCGGGTATCGGGCCCACTCGAACCACATCCATATCGGGGCAGTCACCATCGGTGCCCATGCCTATGTGGGCACTTCGAGCATCCTGGACATAGACACCGTGCTGGAGGACGGCGCTCAACTCGCCCACGCGTCATCGCTGCAGAGCGGACAGCGGACGCTCGGCGGCAAGAGCTATCACGGCTCACCTGCCGAGGAGACCGACGCGGACTTCCGGGGCATCGCCCCGCTTGCCCAAAGACGCCTGCGGCGCGTGCTCTACTCCATTGTGCAGCTGGCAGGCCTGCTGGCGCTAAACAGCGGGCTCTTCACTCTGGTGCTCGGCCTCTATAGCGTGGCCCCCTCCGGCGGGGCCTCGGTCGAGGGGAGCGCGGAGCAGCCTTCCCTCGCTCACGTGACGCGGCTTGTGGAGCTTGCGGCACAGATCAGTGCGAACCTGTACTTCGGACTGTTGGCCCTGGGCCTGCTGGCCGTTGGGCTGCTCCCGCGGGCGCTTGGCGGCCTGCTCAAGGATGGACGAACATACCCCCTCTATGGCGTACACTACGGCGTCTATCAACTCGTCTCCGCTATCAGCAATTCCCGCATCTACAACATTCTTTTTGGCGATAGCAGCTACATCCTCGGGTACCTCAAGTGGGTCGGCTACCGCCTTCCGGACGCGATCCAGACGGGGTCGAATTTCGGATTGAGTCAGGTTCATGACTTTCCATTCCTCTGCACTGTGGGCTCTGGAACCATGGTGTCCGACGGGCTAATCATAAGCAACGCCCACATCAGCAGTTCCTCGTTCAAGTTGGAATCGGCCGCCATTGGTGAACGAAACTATCTGGGTAACAGGATTCACTTCCCCGCCGGCGCCTGCACCGGAGCCAACTGTCTGCTCGGGACAAAAGTCATGGTGCCGACCACCGGGCCCATCCGCCAGGACACGGGGCTCTTGGGCTCTCCGGCCTTCGAGATTCCGAGGGCCGTCAGCCGGGACGCTCGCGCGATGCCGAAATATCGCGGGCGAGAGCTTGCCAAGAAGCTGGCCCGCAAGCTCGCCTACAACACGGTGACGATCCTCATCTTCCTGCTGGCTCACTGGTTCTACACCTTCGGCGTTTTGTTTGTCGGGCACCTGGGGGTCATCCTTCACTATCAGCGCGAGCTCTGGGGGCTCTGCGCCCTGCTAGCCTTCATGCCGGCCTTCACCTTCGGTCTTTTTGCCGGCATCGAGCGGGCCAGCCTCGGATTCGGACGACTGACGCCAAAGCTGCTCGTCACGCTGTACGACCGGCGGTTCTGGCGCCACGAGCGTCACTGGAAGCTCTCTGGCCACCCGTTCGCGGGCATCCTCTCGGGAACACCCTTCCGGAACGTGATTTCCAGGCTCCTCGGTGTACGGCAGGGCAAGCGGGTCTTCGACGATGGCTGCGCCTTCCTCGACAAGACCCTGATTTCGGTGGGGGACTTCGCGACCTTCAACGATCAGTCGATCGTACAGGGCCATTCCTTGGAGGAGGGCGCCTTCAAGACAGACCGGGTGAGAATCGGGGCTTCGTGCACTCTGGGGCCTGGGTCCTTCGTCCACTATGGCGTGGAGACAGGCGATCGCGTCTATCTGGCCGCTGACTCGTACCTGATGAAGGGCGAGCGTCCCGAAGACGGAAGTACCTGGGCCGGCAATCCAGCCAAGGACCTTGGAAAGTCAGAGACGCCGCCGGCAACCGATCTCTGCGTTACATCCCCGCGGCCTACCCACGAGGCGGCGGCGGCGAGCGCTCGGCACGGTGGATAGCAAACCTGCGAGCGAGCCCTCGAGAACGAAGCGCCGCGGTCGATCAGCGGTTATCCTTTGCGATGGCTGCCAAGGAGTCCAAGCCTGATGATGCCCGTCGCCGGAGGTGGCTGGCCCAACGAGGCCGACGTATTCGCGCGGTACGAATCCCGCGTGCGATCCTATTCGCGGCAGTTCCCGCTGGTTTTTGCGCGGGCCGTGGGGAGCAAGCTCTGGGATTCGAGCGGCCGCTGCTACCTCGATTTTCTCGCCGGCGCAGGGGCCCTCAGCTACGGGCACAACAACGCTGTGCTCAAACAGGCGTTGATCGACTACATCGCGCAGGATGGAGTCGCGACCAGCCTCGACCTGTACACCGTGGCCAAGGCCAAGTTCCTGCAGACCTTGCAGAGCACGATCCTGGCGCCTCGCGGACTGGAATACGTGGTGCAGTTCACGGGTCCGACGGGCACGAACGCCGTCGAAGCCGCGCTGAAGATTGCCCGGCGAGCGACGCGTCGCACCGACATCGTCTTTTTCAAAGGCGGCTTTCACGGCGTTTCGCTGGGCTCCCTCGCCGTAACGGGAAACAAGGTGTGCCGGGAAGGGGCCGGGGTTCGGTTGGGCAACTCCCTCGAGGCGCCCTATGTCGGCGATCTGGGTCCCGGCGGCGACACCATCGCATTCCTGGAAGAGCTCTTCTCCAAGCGCTCGGCCATGGGTTCGCTTCCTGCCGGAGTGATCGTGGAGTGCATCCAGGGTGAGGGAGGGCTCAGAGCCGCCAGCGTGGAGTGGCTCCGGCGGCTCGAGGCGGCTTGCCGGAGGTGGGGCGTCGTGCTGATCGTCGACGACATTCAGGCGGGTTGTGGGCGCGCGGGGACCTTCTTCAGCTTCGAGGCAGCCGGCATCACGCCCGACGTCATCACCCTGTCGAAGTCCCTGTCCGGGTACGGGATACCGATCTCCCTGGTTCTGCTACAGCGTTCCGTTGACCTGTGGCAGCCAGGCCAGCACAACGGCACCTTCCGTGGCAACAACCATGCCTTCGTGACCGCGACCGCGATGATCAACGAGTACTGGCGAACGCCGGCATTCTCGAACAGCGTCCTGGACAAGGCCGTCTACTTGCGCAAGCGCCTCCAAGCCCTCCTGGACCGCTTTGCGCCCCACATCGCCGAGATCACAGGGCGCGGCATGATGCTCGGCGTGGTCTGTGCCAATGCCGATTTCGCAGCCAGGGTATCGGCCAGGGCCTTCCAGTTGGGTCTGATCGTGGAGCGAAGCGGCCTCGAGGACGAGGTCATCAAGTGCATGATGCCGCTCGTCACGCCCTACAGCGAACTGGATGAGGGCATCGACATCCTGCACGAGGCCTTCGCCAAGGAGTCTCCCTAGAGCGCCGATCCGCGCCCTTCGAGCCCCGCAGACGAGCTACCTTCTGCTCGTGCCTCACCGTTCAGGTCTCGGCGAACGGCTGCGCTCGTGCCGGATCGTTGTCGGTTTTCAATGATATATAGTTACCGAGGTCCGTCCCTGTACCCCAGCATGGGGTAAGCATGGAACAGCCCTGGAAAAAGCGCGTCCATGCTCTCCTGGGCTCCCTTCGACGATCCCGGCAGGTTGACGATCAGACTCTGACCGCAGAGGCCTGCGGTTGCGCGCGAAAGCATGGCGTACGGCGTGCGTGCCTGACCGTGGGCCCGGGCTGCCTCTGCCACGCCCGGTATCTCCCGTTGGATCAGCTTGCGTGAGGCCTCCACGGTGACATCCCGCCGGCTCAGGCCCGTGCCTCCGACCGTCAGGATCAAATCGACCTCCGCGGCTACCAGCTTCCTGAGCGACGCTTCGATTTGCTCGAGGTCGTCCGAGACCACCTCGAACTGCGGCCGGAGCCCATAGTCCTCGAGGCAGGCTCGTACGACGGGCCCGGCTCGATCGGGCCGCGTTCCCGCGAATACTCCGTTCGAAGTCACAAGCACCGCGGCGCGAAGCCCAGCGGGCGGGCGGTCCTTGAAGTCGCTCTTGCCTCCCTGCTTCGCCTGCAATCGCAGCGAGCAGATCTCGAGCTCGGAATCCACGGGCTTGAGCATGTCGTAGATGGTCAACGCGGCCGCACTGACTGCGGTGAGCGCCTCCATTTCGGCACCCGTCTTGTAGATGGCCTCCACACTGGCCGTGATGTCGATGCGGTCGCCAGCGAGCTCGAAGTCCACCGACACCGCGTCGATCGGCAGCGGATGGCAGTAGGGGATCAGGTCCGGGGTCCTCTTGGCCGCGGCGATGGCCGCCACCCGCGCCACCACGAGCACGTCCTTCTTTGGCAGGTCGTTTTCACGCAGGCGCTGTATCGCACCAGGGGACGCCCGCACGCTGCCTACCGCGGTCGCACGACGCAAGGTGGTGATCTTGGATGTGACGCTCTTCATAGGGGTGGGCCTCCGGATGGGTCGCAAGACGCCCTTGTTTGAATCAAGGCACCGCCGGCAGCTCGCAGATGAAAGCTTGGCGCTGAGCGCATCCCACCTCCTTCCAGTCTCCCCGAAACGGGTCTTGCTCCACGCAGGAACCGACGCCGGCCGGACGGCCGGGAGCCCAGTTCACGTAGCCCAGCGGCGTACCCTGATCCCACGCGAGCGTGCCATCCACCCATTCGAACGCGTAGACGCCCAGCGGATCGTGCAGGCCGATCCACCAGTCCACGCCCGGCAGGCCGCTTTCGCGTGCGGCCGTGTTCCAGAGCCAACGGTCTTCGCCCCGGTCGTCGATGATCACCAGGTCGTAGCCCTGCGCCTGGCACCAGCCGCGCGCGTCCAGCCATTGCATCACGTCGTGGCAGAACAGGTAGACCGAACCCCCGTGCATGTGCCGGCCGCAGGGCGCCGGTTCGGGTGGCGCTGCTCCGGAGTCACCCGCGGCGCCGCCTCCGGCCGCTCCTCCGCCGCCTGCGTGACCCTGCCCGGCGTCCGGCCCCGTAGGTGGCAGGGAACCGCCGTCAGCCGGGGCCGGGCCAGGGCCTGGCGCGGAGCCGCCGGCACCTACGCCGCTCGCATCTTGACCCAAGGGTGCCCGGTCCAGGCTGCAGCCAACGAGAGCGAGTGCCAGGGTCAGCGCGAACGCATCTGCGAGCTTGTGCCTC encodes the following:
- a CDS encoding DUF1801 domain-containing protein, whose product is MAGRPTKSSAAKKKTGKRPASVAKKNARKTGAKRVPAKPKLLSGGNPQIPKGDGGAPVQAYVAAMPGWKRDVGRRLDELIARTVPDVRKAVRWNSPFYGIEGQGWFLSYHCFTKYVKVTFLRGASLRPVPPGQSKHREVRYLDIHEDDPLDEELVAIWISQAAELPGDPLF
- the murD gene encoding UDP-N-acetylmuramoyl-L-alanine--D-glutamate ligase, whose product is MELRGKRALVVGLGASGLSALRLLARKGARVLANDSREALALGDAAAEARQLGAELHLGCHRAELFEGVDLIVVSPGVPRLAALEAAEQAGVPVWSEVELAGRFLQGKVLAVTGTNGKSTVTSLLACMCELSGVPTFAGGNLGRPVCDAIETAAAGREGFVVVEVSSFQLERVDSFRAQIGVLLNVSADHLDRYSSFEAYASAKARLFGGQRREDAALVPAGDGLCASLAAQSAAPSRFFGGEAGEVRVQRGCLVDAATGLSVPVERLGLKGEHNAVNACAAALAARLAGVGKVEIEAALVSFEGLPHRMQCVMRVAGITFVDDSKATNVGAAATALGSLGHRARQVVLIAGGKDKGGNYGPLREELDRVGRAAVLIGQAAGRLEREFKGLAIAVRRADSMDAAVRQAFALARAGDAVLLAPACSSFDMFESFEHRGRAFQKSVRAIAGETRCQG
- a CDS encoding amino acid adenylation domain-containing protein, which translates into the protein MTQDPRVVGSATGDDAIRWQPGEKLHHLFERRCDLLDAEGQQGHLAVDAGVAGLTFRELDNRANQLARFLRDQGIGQGDRIALLVDDSIHTYVALLGVLKAGGAYVPLDPSFPDERVGFILSDARVKAVLSLSGLRAGVAAFDLPAVLLDADSRKIAAQPTERLAGEAGPAGHDLCYIVYTSGTTGKPKGVPVGHPSICNFVKVAAEVYGYETRDRVYQGMTIAFDFSVEELWVPLIVGATLVPAKPGANLVGEDLEAFLRQRRVTVLACVPTLLATLEGDLPDLRVLLVSGEACPQGLVAKWHRPGRIFLNAYGPTEATVTATLARLHPDKPVTIGKPLPTYSVVILDCDRQRALPRGETGEIGIAGIALADGYLNREDLTRKSFVPDFMGIPHNPSKRIYRTGDLGRVNGEGEIEYLGRRDTQVKLRGYRIELGEIEAALEQVPEVSQAVADTLESQPGSVDLVAYYTRRRGASAVQVDKLVSSLAALLPRYMIPAYFEELGHIPTTAAHKVDRKRLPKPTSARVTGVVTPFVAPRTEKEEALAGWLAEALDVDRVSIKDNFFDDLGAHSLLMAGYCSVVRRHWPAARVSMRDIYLHPTIEQLAGVLQLRAKKTPPAGDTPLPNQRSTLCPVNGRGAEPAQQAPPALHYYACGAAQLVAFLLYGLGALWLAFASFGWAHAAWADTAQLFVRLACVSGGLFFGLSALPVLAKWLLIGRWKPEVFPVWGLRYFRFWLVKTLICNAPIALLLRSPVYNVYLRLLGAHIGRNVVFENKTVPICTDLVSIGDDAVVRKDAFLTGYRAHSNHIHIGAVTIGAHAYVGTSSILDIDTVLEDGAQLAHASSLQSGQRTLGGKSYHGSPAEETDADFRGIAPLAQRRLRRVLYSIVQLAGLLALNSGLFTLVLGLYSVAPSGGASVEGSAEQPSLAHVTRLVELAAQISANLYFGLLALGLLAVGLLPRALGGLLKDGRTYPLYGVHYGVYQLVSAISNSRIYNILFGDSSYILGYLKWVGYRLPDAIQTGSNFGLSQVHDFPFLCTVGSGTMVSDGLIISNAHISSSSFKLESAAIGERNYLGNRIHFPAGACTGANCLLGTKVMVPTTGPIRQDTGLLGSPAFEIPRAVSRDARAMPKYRGRELAKKLARKLAYNTVTILIFLLAHWFYTFGVLFVGHLGVILHYQRELWGLCALLAFMPAFTFGLFAGIERASLGFGRLTPKLLVTLYDRRFWRHERHWKLSGHPFAGILSGTPFRNVISRLLGVRQGKRVFDDGCAFLDKTLISVGDFATFNDQSIVQGHSLEEGAFKTDRVRIGASCTLGPGSFVHYGVETGDRVYLAADSYLMKGERPEDGSTWAGNPAKDLGKSETPPATDLCVTSPRPTHEAAAASARHGG
- the mraY gene encoding phospho-N-acetylmuramoyl-pentapeptide-transferase (First step of the lipid cycle reactions in the biosynthesis of the cell wall peptidoglycan); amino-acid sequence: CSLALGGGLGALAVLTKNEILSLILGGIFVVECVSVIGQVCWFRLTGRRIFLMAPLHHHFEKRGWAEPKVIVRFWIIAFMLAIASLATLKLR
- the ftsW gene encoding putative lipid II flippase FtsW; its protein translation is MPRLAFWSKGKLLGQPGDKEAASAAVREGRGNQRTSRGEQAAKRFAWRSLLQTQTDPVDPIVAGGLVALMAFGVVMSYSASAVFAFQHFGDGQYFLVRQASFAVVGLAFMWGISRIDYHRLRRLTYPMLAGVLVLMLFVASGWGRRVGGAARWIPLGPINVQPAELAKVVLILWLAYSLSKKAERIRTFSIGFLPHVLMAGLLIVLCLRQPDFGSAVMIALITFVLLFTAGAKTGYTLGAGLLATPIAYYLIAGSEYRMRRIQAFLAPFEHRYDEGYQIAESLMSFGTGGLTGIGLGDSRQKLFFLPEAHTDFIAAIIGEELGFAGIAALIGAFSVLTIRGLYIGSNAPDDYGAYLAVGISLFIGLQAFTNMAVATGLLPTKGLVLPFVSYGGSALLTNSFAAGVLLSVSRVRAVRGQIKAKSERVPRQASAKGAT
- the murG gene encoding undecaprenyldiphospho-muramoylpentapeptide beta-N-acetylglucosaminyltransferase; this translates as MIDRVIVAGGGTGGHLFPGMAVVEELRRRKPDVKVVFVGTARGIEGRVLPARGEQLELMEVRPLMGRGALDVTRNLALLPAGFARAARILALHRPDLVLGLGGYSAGPIVLAAAFRRTPTALLEQNAHVGLTNRMLAKAVGRAYLSFPETAAHFRPARARALGNPVRRAFVEAARLAAADPVGFEARARQVLVLGGSQGARALNQHVPRALAELGLDRRGIRVVHQTGPDMVSGVADRYRELGLEADVVPFIDDMARAYARALLVIGRAGATTLAELCAIGRPAILVPYPHAAEDHQRHNALALQKAGAAIVIGERELGRGALVAAFKTLMVDTTRRRRMAEAARACGQPDAAAAVVDDLVAWLGRADASYPEPSGVAACETGTTSSDELQLHASASLRRRPKVKRGTLRLRTVDSQLDATG